A genomic stretch from Lathyrus oleraceus cultivar Zhongwan6 chromosome 2, CAAS_Psat_ZW6_1.0, whole genome shotgun sequence includes:
- the LOC127123263 gene encoding uncharacterized protein LOC127123263 has product MAGKDYQLASMLEEYSHILEVGIKDWAPFVSTKELSKFHLLAKALNLEKKEVELNIKPKGGTHGFTLMFLVEKAIAFADVGSWNTFKDVFSFLLYGIVLFPSMEDFVDLTSIHIFLSKNLVPTLLADTYYSIHVRTQKKGIIVCCVPLLYKWFISHLSNNGPFIENKDNLKWSQRIMSLNAEDILWYSRAYDDVKLILNYGNFPNVPLIGTKGGVNYNPRLALRQLGYPLMHKPDPEHVEEFVLYEGVDNLEILKKIVRAWREVHIQGRYELGKKNCIANEAYM; this is encoded by the exons ATGGCAGGAAAG gattatcagttggctTCAATGTTGGAAGAATACTCGCATATATTAGAGGTTGGAATTAAGGATTGGGCTCCTTTTGTAAGTACCAAGGAACTATCTAAGTTTCATCTTTTAGCCAAAGCTTTGAATTTGGAAAAGAAGGAAGTGGAGCTCAACATTAAGCCAAAAGGTGGAACTCATGGTTTTACTCTGATGTTTTTGGTAGAGAAAGCCATTGCCTTTGCTGATGTTGGGAGTTGGAATACTTTCAAAGATGTTTTCTCTTTTCTCCTCTATGGGATTGTGTTATTTCCTAGTATGGAAGACTTTGTGGACCTTACATCTATTCACATCTTCTTGTCCAAGAATCTGGTTCCTACGCTACTTGCTGACACTTACTACTCTATTCATGTAAGGACTCAAAAGAAGGGTATTATTGTGTGTTGTgtgcctctgctgtataagtggtttatttctcacctttCTAATAATGGTCCTTTCATCGAGAACAAGGACAATCTCAAGTGGTctcagaggatcatgtctctGAATGCTGAAGATATTCTATGGTACTCCAGAGCTTATGATGATGTCAAGCTTATCCTTAATTATGGTAATttccccaatgtgcccctcatAGGTACAAAGGGTGGAGTTAACTATAATCCGAGGTTGGCATTACGTCAGTTGGGTTACCCGTTGATGCATAAGCCAGATCCTGAGCATGTAGAGGAGTTTGTTTTGTATGAAGGGGTTGACAATCTAGAGATACTAAAGAAGATCGTTAGAGCTTGGAGAGAGGTTCATATTCAAGGAAGGTATGAGTTAGGGAAGAAGAATTGCATTGCCAATGAAGCTTATATGTAG